From Streptomyces yatensis, one genomic window encodes:
- the trpC gene encoding indole-3-glycerol phosphate synthase TrpC, giving the protein MSVLDEIIDGVRADLTERQARVTLDELKERAAKARPAKDGVAALKGDSVKVICEVKRSSPSKGALAAIADPAGLAADYEAGGASVISVLTEQRRFGGSLADLEAVRAKVDIPVLRKDFIVTSYQLWEARAYGADVILLIVSALEQEALVSLIERAVSIGLTPLVEVHDEDEVVRAVDAGARVIGVNARDLKTLQVDRSTFARVAPEIPDHIVKIAESGVRGPHDLIAYANDGADAVLVGESLVTGRDPKAAVADLVAAGAHPALRHGRD; this is encoded by the coding sequence ATGAGTGTGCTCGACGAGATCATCGACGGAGTCCGTGCCGACCTCACGGAGCGGCAGGCGCGCGTCACCCTCGACGAGCTCAAGGAGCGGGCGGCCAAGGCCCGGCCGGCGAAGGACGGTGTCGCGGCGCTCAAGGGCGACAGCGTCAAGGTGATCTGCGAGGTCAAGCGGTCCAGCCCGTCCAAGGGCGCGCTCGCCGCGATCGCCGACCCCGCGGGGCTCGCCGCCGACTACGAGGCGGGCGGCGCGTCCGTCATCAGCGTGCTGACCGAGCAGCGGCGCTTCGGCGGTTCGCTGGCCGACCTGGAGGCCGTAAGGGCCAAGGTCGACATTCCGGTGCTCCGTAAGGACTTCATCGTCACCTCCTACCAGCTGTGGGAGGCGCGGGCGTACGGCGCCGACGTCATCCTGCTGATCGTCTCCGCGCTGGAGCAGGAGGCGCTGGTCTCGCTCATCGAGCGGGCCGTGTCGATCGGGCTGACGCCGCTGGTCGAGGTGCACGACGAGGACGAGGTCGTCCGGGCGGTCGACGCCGGGGCCCGGGTGATCGGCGTCAACGCGCGCGACCTCAAGACCCTCCAGGTGGACCGCTCCACCTTCGCCCGGGTCGCACCGGAGATCCCGGACCACATCGTCAAGATCGCGGAGTCGGGGGTGCGTGGTCCGCACGACCTGATCGCCTACGCGAACGACGGCGCGGACGCGGTGCTGGTCGGCGAGTCCCTGGTGACCGGGCGCGACCCCAAGGCCGCGGTGGCCGATCTGGTGGCGGCGGGCGCCCACCCGGCGCTGCGCCACGGCCGGGACTGA
- the trpM gene encoding tryptophan biosynthesis modulator TrpM, with product METYARLARGCRPRGCRAPARRVRGRRVRYHIGCEPGQINGRRWRRTATR from the coding sequence ATGGAGACGTACGCGCGCCTGGCCCGGGGCTGTCGGCCCCGGGGCTGCCGCGCGCCCGCGCGGCGGGTGCGGGGGCGGCGCGTGCGCTACCACATCGGATGTGAGCCGGGGCAGATCAACGGGCGGCGATGGCGTCGGACGGCAACGCGCTGA
- the trpB gene encoding tryptophan synthase subunit beta yields the protein MSSDFFIPDPEGRVPSAEGYFGPFGGKFIPEALVAAVDEVAAEYEKAKTDPAFAAELEDLLVNYTGRPSALTEVRRFAEHAGGARVFLKREDLNHTGSHKINNVLGQALLTKRMGKSRVIAETGAGQHGVATATACALFGLECTIYMGEVDTQRQALNVARMRMLGAEVISVTSGSRTLKDAINEAFRDWVANVDRTHYLFGTVAGPHPFPALVRDFHRVIGVEARRQILERTGRLPDAVAACVGGGSNAIGLFHAFLPDESVRIVGFEPAGHGVETGEHAATLSQGEPGILHGSRSFVLQDEDGQITEPYSISAGLDYPGVGPEHAYLKDIGRAEYRAVTDDEAMRALRLLSETEGIIPAIESAHALAGALDLGRELGSEGLVLVNLSGRGDKDMDTAARYFGLYDQQSDQGAK from the coding sequence ATGTCCTCTGATTTCTTCATCCCCGACCCGGAGGGTCGAGTGCCCAGCGCCGAGGGCTATTTCGGCCCCTTCGGCGGCAAGTTCATCCCCGAGGCGCTGGTCGCAGCCGTCGACGAGGTCGCGGCCGAGTACGAGAAGGCCAAGACGGACCCCGCCTTCGCGGCCGAGCTCGAGGATCTGCTGGTCAACTACACCGGCCGGCCCAGTGCGCTGACCGAGGTGCGGCGGTTCGCCGAGCACGCCGGGGGCGCCCGGGTCTTCCTCAAGCGGGAGGACCTCAACCACACCGGCTCCCACAAGATCAACAACGTGCTGGGGCAGGCCCTGCTCACCAAGCGCATGGGCAAGTCCCGCGTCATCGCCGAGACCGGCGCCGGTCAGCACGGCGTGGCCACGGCCACCGCATGCGCGCTGTTCGGGCTCGAATGCACCATCTACATGGGCGAGGTCGACACCCAGCGGCAGGCGCTCAATGTGGCGCGGATGCGGATGCTGGGCGCCGAGGTCATCTCGGTGACGTCCGGCAGCCGCACCCTGAAGGACGCCATCAACGAGGCGTTCCGGGACTGGGTCGCCAATGTGGACCGCACCCACTACCTCTTCGGCACGGTGGCCGGCCCGCACCCCTTCCCGGCGCTGGTGCGCGACTTCCACCGGGTGATCGGCGTGGAGGCGCGGCGGCAGATCCTGGAGCGGACCGGGCGGCTGCCGGACGCGGTCGCGGCCTGTGTGGGCGGCGGATCCAACGCGATCGGGCTGTTCCACGCCTTCCTGCCGGACGAGAGCGTGCGCATCGTCGGCTTCGAGCCCGCCGGACACGGTGTGGAGACCGGGGAGCACGCGGCCACCCTGAGCCAGGGCGAGCCCGGGATCCTGCACGGCTCCCGGTCGTTCGTGCTGCAGGACGAGGACGGCCAGATCACCGAGCCGTACTCGATCTCGGCCGGTCTGGACTATCCCGGCGTCGGGCCGGAGCACGCGTATCTGAAGGACATCGGCCGCGCCGAGTACCGGGCGGTCACCGACGACGAGGCGATGCGGGCGCTGCGGCTGCTCTCGGAGACCGAGGGCATCATCCCGGCGATCGAGAGCGCCCACGCGCTGGCAGGCGCCCTGGACCTCGGCCGTGAGCTGGGGAGCGAGGGCCTGGTGCTGGTCAACCTCTCCGGGCGCGGCGACAAGGACATGGACACGGCGGCTCGGTACTTCGGGCTCTACGACCAGCAGAGCGACCAGGGAGCGAAGTGA
- the trpA gene encoding tryptophan synthase subunit alpha, with the protein MAGNLELLGSVLAAAKDEGRAALVGYLPAGFPSIDGGVDAMTAMIEGGCDIVEVGLPHSDPVLDGPVIQTADDIALRGGVKIRDVIRTVGEVHARTGAPILCMTYWNPVDRYGVERFAADLAEAGGAGCILPDLPVQESEIWRKAAEQHGLATVFVVAPSSRDERLAKITAAGSGFVYAASLMGVTGTRESVGQEARELVERTRGTTTLPVCVGLGVSNATQAAEVAAFADGVIVGSAFVKRLLDAEGDTEAGLAGLRELAGELAEGVRAAR; encoded by the coding sequence ATGGCCGGGAATCTGGAGCTGCTGGGATCCGTCCTGGCGGCCGCGAAGGACGAGGGGCGCGCCGCGCTCGTCGGCTATCTGCCCGCCGGTTTCCCCTCCATCGACGGCGGGGTGGACGCGATGACCGCCATGATCGAGGGCGGCTGCGACATCGTCGAGGTCGGGCTGCCGCACAGCGATCCGGTGCTCGACGGGCCGGTGATCCAGACCGCCGACGACATCGCGCTGCGCGGCGGGGTCAAGATCCGCGACGTGATCCGCACGGTGGGGGAGGTGCACGCCCGGACGGGCGCCCCGATCCTGTGCATGACGTACTGGAACCCGGTGGACCGGTACGGCGTCGAGCGGTTCGCCGCCGATCTCGCCGAGGCCGGCGGCGCGGGCTGCATCCTGCCCGATCTGCCGGTCCAGGAGTCGGAGATCTGGCGGAAGGCCGCCGAGCAGCACGGTCTGGCGACCGTGTTCGTGGTCGCGCCCAGCAGCCGTGATGAGCGGCTGGCGAAGATCACGGCGGCGGGCAGCGGTTTCGTCTACGCGGCGTCCCTGATGGGCGTCACCGGAACGAGGGAATCGGTGGGCCAGGAGGCGCGCGAGCTGGTGGAGCGCACCCGCGGCACCACCACGCTCCCGGTCTGCGTGGGGCTCGGCGTCTCCAACGCCACCCAGGCGGCCGAGGTGGCGGCGTTCGCCGACGGGGTCATCGTGGGCTCGGCCTTCGTCAAGCGGCTGCTGGACGCCGAGGGCGACACCGAGGCCGGTCTGGCGGGGCTGCGCGAGCTCGCGGGTGAGCTGGCGGAAGGCGTGCGCGCCGCCCGCTAG
- a CDS encoding DsbA family protein: MSQRNREGKRGARERLREQRERERSRAKRKRTLSVLGAVVAVLAGAVGVGMVASRSEDDSGKSGSSVVPPRGAVGKGRLVIPSGRVDKAGKAGQADKAGKPAPVTLTVYEDFRCPGCKQFEDVFRKTVHELQDQGRMKVEYHLVTIIDGNLGGTGSVRAANAAACAQDRDAGKFRAYHDVLYRHQPPETRDSYAKNARLIKLADQVPGLVTAAFRKCVEEGRHDAWVRKSNDVFAHSGYASTPTVLLGGKSVYGDPDKPLSPNKLKRMVLAAARD; the protein is encoded by the coding sequence GTGAGCCAGAGAAACCGTGAGGGAAAGCGCGGCGCCCGAGAGCGCCTGAGGGAACAGCGCGAGCGGGAGCGGTCGCGTGCGAAGCGGAAGCGGACGCTGAGCGTCCTGGGGGCGGTGGTGGCCGTCCTCGCCGGGGCCGTGGGGGTCGGCATGGTCGCCTCCAGGAGCGAAGACGACTCGGGCAAGTCGGGCAGCTCCGTGGTGCCACCGCGCGGAGCGGTCGGCAAGGGGCGCCTGGTGATCCCCTCGGGGAGGGTGGACAAGGCGGGGAAGGCCGGGCAGGCGGACAAGGCCGGGAAGCCGGCCCCGGTAACCCTGACGGTGTACGAGGACTTCCGGTGCCCCGGGTGCAAGCAGTTCGAGGACGTCTTCCGCAAGACCGTCCACGAGCTGCAGGACCAGGGCCGGATGAAGGTCGAGTACCACCTGGTGACGATCATCGACGGAAACCTCGGCGGCACCGGTTCGGTCCGCGCGGCGAACGCCGCGGCCTGCGCCCAGGACCGGGACGCCGGGAAGTTCCGGGCGTACCACGATGTGCTCTACCGCCATCAGCCCCCGGAGACCCGGGACAGCTACGCGAAGAACGCCCGGCTGATCAAGCTCGCGGACCAGGTCCCCGGGCTGGTCACCGCCGCCTTCCGGAAGTGTGTCGAGGAGGGCCGGCACGACGCCTGGGTGCGCAAGTCCAACGATGTCTTCGCCCACTCCGGCTATGCCTCCACGCCGACCGTGCTGCTGGGCGGGAAGTCCGTGTACGGCGACCCCGACAAGCCGCTGAGCCCCAACAAGCTGAAGCGCATGGTCCTCGCGGCGGCCCGGGACTGA
- the lgt gene encoding prolipoprotein diacylglyceryl transferase, translating into MDLLAYIPSPSSGVIYLGPVPLRGYAFCIIIGVFVAVWLGGRRWVARGGRVGTVADIAVWAVPFGLVGGRLYHVITDYELYFTDGRDWVDAFKIWQGGLGIWGAIALGALGAWIGCRRRGIPLPAYADAIAPGIAFAQAIGRWGNWFNQELYGRETTLPWALKIDGDADAGRVAGTYHPTFLYESLWCIGVALLVIWADRRFKLGHGRAFALYVASYTVGRFWIEYLRVDDAHHVLGLRLNNWTSVVVFLAAVAYLVISAKKSPGREEIVEPAAVEDGADASGGPAPATATETGDGAPAGSGGAEETGAVAAEAEPSKKP; encoded by the coding sequence ATGGACCTCCTCGCTTACATCCCCAGCCCGTCGTCCGGCGTGATCTATCTCGGTCCGGTCCCGCTGCGCGGCTATGCCTTCTGCATCATCATCGGCGTCTTCGTCGCGGTCTGGCTCGGCGGGCGGCGCTGGGTCGCCCGGGGCGGCCGCGTCGGCACCGTTGCCGACATCGCCGTCTGGGCGGTGCCCTTCGGCCTGGTCGGAGGCCGCCTCTACCACGTCATCACCGATTACGAGCTGTACTTCACCGACGGCCGTGACTGGGTGGACGCGTTCAAGATCTGGCAGGGCGGCCTGGGGATCTGGGGGGCCATCGCGCTGGGCGCGCTGGGCGCCTGGATCGGCTGCCGCCGCCGGGGCATCCCCCTTCCGGCCTACGCGGACGCCATCGCGCCCGGCATCGCCTTCGCCCAGGCGATCGGCCGCTGGGGCAACTGGTTCAACCAGGAGCTGTACGGCAGGGAGACCACCCTGCCGTGGGCGCTGAAGATCGACGGCGACGCCGACGCGGGCCGGGTGGCCGGCACCTACCACCCGACCTTCCTGTACGAGTCGCTGTGGTGCATCGGCGTGGCCCTCCTGGTGATCTGGGCGGACCGCCGCTTCAAGCTGGGGCATGGCCGTGCGTTCGCTCTCTACGTCGCGTCGTACACCGTCGGCCGCTTCTGGATCGAGTACCTCCGGGTGGACGACGCCCACCATGTGCTCGGGCTGCGGCTCAACAACTGGACGTCCGTCGTGGTCTTCCTGGCCGCGGTGGCCTATCTGGTGATCTCCGCGAAGAAGTCCCCCGGCCGCGAGGAGATCGTCGAGCCCGCCGCGGTCGAGGACGGCGCGGACGCGAGCGGCGGACCGGCCCCGGCCACCGCCACCGAGACGGGCGACGGCGCTCCGGCCGGGAGCGGCGGCGCGGAGGAGACCGGTGCGGTGGCCGCCGAGGCGGAGCCCTCCAAGAAACCCTGA
- a CDS encoding VIT1/CCC1 transporter family protein — protein sequence MSVIDAAEPPHIAHRDNHTHRDVTGGWLRPAVFGAMDGLVSNLALMTGVAGGAVDRQTIVITGLAGLAAGAFSMAAGEYTSVASQRELVQAELEVERRELRKHPLDELEELAALYVSRGVEPALAREVAEQLSRDPEQALEIHAREELGVDPDDLPSPLVAAVSSFGSFALGALLPVLPYLLGATALWPAVVLALIGLFGCGAAVARVTARSWWYSGLRQLALGGAAAGVTYALGVLFGTAVG from the coding sequence ATGTCCGTCATCGATGCCGCTGAGCCGCCGCACATCGCCCACCGCGACAACCACACCCACCGTGATGTGACCGGCGGCTGGCTGCGCCCCGCCGTCTTCGGAGCCATGGACGGACTGGTCTCCAACCTCGCGCTGATGACCGGCGTGGCCGGCGGCGCCGTGGACCGGCAGACCATCGTGATCACCGGTCTTGCGGGCCTCGCGGCCGGTGCCTTCTCCATGGCCGCCGGTGAGTACACCTCCGTTGCCTCCCAGCGCGAGCTGGTCCAGGCCGAGCTGGAGGTGGAGCGGCGCGAGCTGCGCAAGCACCCGCTGGACGAGCTGGAGGAGCTGGCGGCGCTCTACGTGTCGCGCGGTGTGGAGCCGGCGCTGGCCCGTGAGGTGGCCGAGCAGCTCTCCCGCGACCCCGAGCAGGCGCTGGAGATACACGCCCGCGAGGAGCTGGGCGTGGATCCGGACGATCTGCCCTCACCGCTGGTCGCGGCGGTCTCCTCGTTCGGCTCCTTCGCGCTGGGCGCGCTGCTGCCGGTGCTGCCGTATCTGCTGGGCGCCACGGCGCTGTGGCCGGCCGTGGTGCTGGCGCTGATCGGGCTCTTCGGCTGCGGTGCGGCGGTGGCGCGGGTGACGGCCCGTTCCTGGTGGTACAGCGGGTTGCGGCAGCTGGCGCTGGGCGGCGCGGCGGCGGGTGTGACCTATGCCCTCGGCGTTTTGTTCGGAACGGCCGTAGGATGA
- the gltB gene encoding glutamate synthase large subunit, whose translation MRSASHPARQGMYDPRNEHDACGVGFVATLTGEASHELVEQALTVLRNLEHRGATGSEPDSGDGAGILVQVPDAFLRASVTGFELPEAGAYAVGIAFLPEGEAESAAAAEHIERLAAEEGLTVLGWREVPVAPELLGNGARATMPAFRQLFVADGTSTGVALDRMAFVLRKRAEREAGVYFPSLSARTLVYKGMLTTGQLEPFFPDLSDRRFATAVALVHSRFSTNTFPSWPLAHPYRFVAHNGEINTVQGNRNWMRARESQLVSDLFGEKGLERIFPLCTPDASDSATFDEVLELLHLGGRSLPHSVLMMVPEAWENHPSMDPARRAFYQYHSTMMEPWDGPACVTFTDGTQVGAVLDRNGLRPGRYWVTDEGLVVLSSEVGVLDIDPAKVVRKGRLQPGRMFLVDTAEHRIIEDDEIKAELAAEQPYGEWLEAGLIDLADLPEREHIVHTHASVTRRQQTFGYTEEELRVLLAPMAKAGAEPIGSMGTDSPIAALSERPRLLFDYFTQLFAQVTNPPLDAIREELVTSLISSLGPQGNLLEPTAASCRSVTLPFPVIDNDELAKLIHINADGDMPGLKAANLSGLYRVGGGGQALAARLDEICAEADRAIEDGARLIVLSDRHSDAEHAPIPSLLLTSAVHHHLIGTKQRTQVGLLVEAGDVREVHHVALLIGYGAAAVNPYLAMESVEDLVRAGTFLPGVEAETAIKNLIKALGKGVLKVMSKMGISTVASYRGAQVFEAVGLDESFVDTYFHGTATKIGGAGLDVVAKEVAARHAKAYPASGVPSAHRTLEIGGEYQWRREGEPHLFDPETIFRLQHSTRSRRYDIFKKYTERVNEQSERLMTLRGLFSFKGERPSIPIDDVEPASEIVKRFSTGAMSYGSISQEAHETLAIAMNQLGAKSNTGEGGEDSDRLHDPARRSSIKQVASGRFGVTSEYLVNSDDIQIKMAQGAKPGEGGQLPGHKVYPWVAKTRHSTPGVGLISPPPHHDIYSIEDLAQLIHDLKNANPQARIHVKLVSEVGVGTVAAGVSKAHADVVLISGHDGGTGASPLTSLKHAGGPWELGLAETQQTLLLNGLRDRIVVQTDGQLKTGRDVVIAALLGAEEFGFATAPLVVSGCVMMRVCHLDTCPVGIATQNPVLRERYNGKAEFVVNFFEFIAEEVRELLAELGFRTLDEAIGHAELLDTARAVQHWKAQGLDLAPLLYVPELPEGAVRHQAIAQDHGLAKALDNQLIKLAADALNAESAEAAQPVRAQVAIRNINRTVGTMLGHEVTRTFGGAGLPDDTIDITFTGSAGQSFGAFVPRGVTLRLEGDANDYVGKGLSGGRIIVRPDRGADHLAEYSTIAGNTLAYGATGGEMFLRGRVGERFCVRNSGATVVSEGVGDHGCEYMTGGHALVLGPTGRNFAAGMSGGIAYVIDLDPDNVNVELRSALGALDDTDKQWLHDAVRRHHEETGSTVASALLDDWETALTRFSKIIPATYQAVLAAKDAAERAGLSESETTEKMMEAAING comes from the coding sequence ATGCGTTCCGCATCCCACCCCGCCCGCCAGGGGATGTACGACCCGCGCAATGAGCACGACGCCTGTGGCGTCGGCTTCGTGGCGACCCTCACCGGCGAGGCCAGCCATGAGCTCGTGGAACAGGCTCTCACCGTGCTGAGGAACCTCGAGCACCGCGGCGCCACCGGTTCCGAGCCCGACTCGGGCGACGGCGCGGGCATCCTCGTCCAGGTTCCGGACGCCTTCCTGCGGGCCAGTGTGACCGGCTTCGAGCTGCCCGAGGCCGGTGCCTACGCGGTGGGCATCGCGTTCCTCCCGGAGGGCGAGGCCGAGAGCGCCGCCGCCGCGGAGCACATCGAGCGGCTCGCCGCCGAGGAGGGCCTGACCGTCCTCGGCTGGCGCGAGGTGCCCGTCGCCCCCGAGCTGCTGGGCAACGGGGCCCGTGCCACCATGCCCGCCTTCCGCCAGCTCTTCGTCGCCGACGGCACCAGCACCGGCGTGGCCCTGGACCGCATGGCGTTCGTGCTGCGCAAGCGCGCCGAGCGCGAGGCGGGGGTCTACTTCCCCTCGCTGTCCGCCCGCACCCTGGTCTACAAGGGCATGCTGACCACCGGCCAGCTCGAGCCGTTCTTCCCGGACCTCTCCGACCGCCGCTTCGCCACCGCCGTCGCGCTGGTCCACTCCCGGTTCTCCACCAACACCTTCCCGAGCTGGCCGCTGGCCCACCCGTACCGCTTCGTCGCCCACAACGGTGAGATCAACACCGTCCAGGGCAACCGCAACTGGATGCGCGCCCGGGAGTCCCAGCTGGTCAGCGACCTGTTCGGAGAGAAGGGGCTGGAGCGGATCTTCCCCCTCTGCACCCCCGACGCCTCCGACTCCGCGACCTTCGACGAGGTCCTGGAGCTGCTCCACCTCGGCGGCCGCTCGCTGCCGCACTCGGTGCTGATGATGGTCCCCGAGGCGTGGGAGAACCACCCCTCCATGGACCCGGCCCGGCGCGCCTTCTACCAGTACCACTCCACGATGATGGAGCCCTGGGACGGCCCGGCCTGTGTCACCTTCACCGACGGCACCCAGGTCGGCGCCGTGCTGGACCGCAACGGTCTGCGGCCCGGGCGCTACTGGGTCACCGACGAGGGCCTGGTCGTGCTCTCCTCCGAGGTCGGCGTCCTGGACATCGACCCGGCCAAGGTGGTCCGCAAGGGCCGGCTGCAGCCGGGCCGGATGTTCCTGGTCGACACCGCCGAGCACCGCATCATCGAGGACGACGAGATCAAGGCCGAGCTGGCCGCCGAGCAGCCGTACGGCGAGTGGCTCGAGGCCGGTCTGATCGACCTGGCCGACCTCCCCGAGCGCGAGCACATCGTGCACACCCACGCCTCGGTCACCCGCCGCCAGCAGACCTTCGGCTACACCGAGGAGGAGCTGCGCGTCCTGCTCGCGCCGATGGCCAAGGCCGGCGCCGAGCCGATCGGCTCGATGGGCACCGACTCGCCGATCGCCGCCCTCTCCGAGCGGCCGCGGCTGCTGTTCGACTACTTCACCCAGCTGTTCGCGCAGGTCACCAACCCGCCGCTGGACGCGATCCGCGAGGAGCTGGTCACCTCGCTGATCTCCTCGCTGGGCCCGCAGGGCAACCTGCTGGAGCCGACCGCGGCCTCCTGCCGCAGCGTCACCCTGCCCTTCCCGGTGATCGACAACGATGAGCTGGCCAAGCTCATCCACATCAACGCCGACGGGGACATGCCGGGCCTCAAGGCGGCGAACCTCTCGGGCCTGTACCGGGTCGGTGGCGGCGGTCAGGCGCTCGCCGCCCGGCTGGACGAGATCTGCGCCGAGGCCGACCGCGCCATCGAGGACGGCGCCCGGCTGATCGTGCTCTCCGACCGCCATTCGGACGCCGAGCACGCCCCGATCCCCTCCCTGCTGCTCACCTCCGCGGTCCACCACCACCTCATCGGCACCAAGCAGCGCACCCAGGTGGGGCTGCTGGTCGAGGCGGGCGACGTCCGCGAGGTGCACCATGTCGCGCTGCTGATCGGCTACGGCGCCGCGGCCGTCAACCCGTACCTGGCGATGGAGTCGGTCGAGGACCTGGTCCGGGCCGGGACGTTCCTGCCCGGTGTCGAGGCCGAGACCGCGATCAAGAACCTCATCAAGGCGCTCGGCAAGGGCGTCCTGAAGGTCATGTCCAAGATGGGCATCTCGACCGTGGCGTCCTACCGGGGCGCGCAGGTCTTCGAGGCCGTCGGCCTGGACGAGTCCTTCGTGGACACCTACTTCCACGGCACCGCCACCAAGATCGGCGGCGCGGGCCTGGACGTCGTCGCCAAGGAGGTCGCCGCCCGCCACGCCAAGGCGTACCCCGCCTCCGGCGTCCCCTCCGCCCACCGCACCCTGGAGATCGGCGGCGAGTACCAGTGGCGCCGCGAGGGCGAGCCGCACCTCTTCGACCCCGAGACGATCTTCCGGCTGCAGCACTCCACCCGGTCGCGCCGCTACGACATCTTCAAGAAGTACACCGAGCGGGTGAACGAGCAGTCCGAGCGGCTGATGACGCTGCGCGGCCTGTTCTCCTTCAAGGGCGAGCGCCCCTCGATCCCGATCGACGACGTCGAGCCCGCCAGCGAGATCGTCAAGCGGTTCTCCACCGGCGCCATGTCGTACGGCTCCATCTCCCAGGAGGCGCACGAGACCCTCGCCATCGCCATGAACCAGCTGGGGGCTAAGTCCAACACCGGTGAGGGCGGCGAGGACTCCGACCGGCTGCACGACCCCGCCCGGCGCTCGTCGATCAAGCAGGTGGCCTCCGGCCGCTTCGGCGTGACCAGCGAATACCTGGTCAACTCCGATGACATCCAGATCAAGATGGCGCAGGGCGCCAAGCCCGGCGAGGGCGGCCAGCTGCCCGGCCACAAGGTCTACCCCTGGGTCGCCAAGACCCGGCACTCCACCCCGGGCGTCGGCCTGATCTCCCCGCCGCCGCACCACGACATCTACTCGATCGAGGATCTCGCCCAGCTGATCCACGACCTGAAGAACGCCAACCCGCAGGCCCGGATCCACGTCAAGCTGGTCTCCGAGGTCGGCGTCGGCACGGTGGCCGCGGGCGTCTCCAAGGCCCACGCCGATGTGGTGCTGATCTCCGGCCACGACGGCGGCACCGGCGCCTCGCCGCTCACCTCGCTCAAGCACGCGGGCGGCCCCTGGGAGCTCGGCCTCGCCGAGACCCAGCAGACGCTGCTGCTCAACGGGTTGCGCGACCGCATCGTGGTGCAGACCGACGGCCAGCTGAAGACCGGCCGTGACGTGGTCATCGCCGCGCTGCTCGGTGCCGAGGAGTTCGGCTTCGCCACCGCGCCGCTGGTGGTCTCCGGCTGCGTCATGATGCGCGTCTGCCACCTGGACACCTGCCCGGTCGGCATCGCCACCCAGAACCCGGTGCTGCGCGAGCGTTACAACGGCAAGGCCGAGTTCGTGGTGAACTTCTTCGAGTTCATCGCCGAGGAGGTCCGCGAGCTCCTCGCCGAGCTGGGCTTCCGCACCCTGGACGAGGCCATTGGCCACGCCGAGCTGCTGGACACCGCCCGCGCCGTCCAGCACTGGAAGGCGCAGGGACTGGACCTCGCACCGCTGCTGTACGTGCCCGAGCTGCCCGAGGGGGCCGTCCGCCACCAGGCGATCGCGCAGGACCACGGCCTGGCGAAGGCGCTCGACAACCAGCTGATCAAGCTGGCCGCCGACGCGCTGAACGCCGAGAGCGCCGAGGCCGCCCAACCGGTCCGCGCCCAGGTCGCGATCCGCAACATCAACCGGACCGTCGGCACCATGCTCGGCCATGAGGTGACCCGGACCTTCGGTGGCGCGGGCCTGCCCGACGACACCATCGACATCACCTTCACCGGCTCGGCCGGCCAGTCCTTCGGCGCGTTCGTGCCCCGGGGCGTCACCCTGCGGCTCGAAGGCGATGCCAACGACTACGTGGGCAAGGGCCTCTCCGGCGGCCGGATCATCGTCCGCCCGGACCGGGGCGCGGACCACCTCGCCGAGTACTCCACCATCGCGGGCAACACCCTGGCCTACGGCGCGACCGGCGGCGAGATGTTCCTGCGCGGCCGGGTCGGCGAGCGGTTCTGCGTCCGCAACTCCGGCGCCACGGTCGTCTCCGAGGGCGTGGGCGACCACGGCTGTGAGTACATGACCGGCGGCCATGCGCTCGTCCTCGGCCCCACCGGCCGTAACTTCGCGGCCGGTATGTCCGGCGGCATCGCGTATGTCATCGACCTCGACCCGGACAACGTCAACGTGGAGCTGCGCAGCGCCCTCGGCGCGCTGGACGACACCGACAAGCAGTGGCTGCACGACGCGGTGCGCCGCCACCACGAGGAGACCGGCTCCACGGTCGCGAGCGCGCTGCTCGACGACTGGGAGACCGCCCTCACCCGCTTCAGCAAGATCATCCCCGCTACGTACCAGGCCGTGCTCGCCGCCAAGGACGCCGCCGAGCGTGCCGGGCTCTCCGAGTCCGAGACCACCGAGAAGATGATGGAGGCGGCGATCAATGGCTGA